One Chaetodon trifascialis isolate fChaTrf1 chromosome 12, fChaTrf1.hap1, whole genome shotgun sequence DNA window includes the following coding sequences:
- the LOC139340603 gene encoding LOW QUALITY PROTEIN: trace amine-associated receptor 8a-like (The sequence of the model RefSeq protein was modified relative to this genomic sequence to represent the inferred CDS: inserted 2 bases in 1 codon) — TSFISLLTAAPNLLVIISISHFKQLHTPTNLLLLLLSLAVSDFFVGLLMLXFNGCWFFGDIMCTLYYILDFIITSTSVGTMVLISVDRYVAICDPLHYSTKITVRGVKICSCLCWVCSVLYNGLIMKDNLKQPGRYVTCLGECVIVIDYVAGLFDLLLSFIGPVTVIIVLYMRVFVVAVSQARAMRSHTATVAVQYSVKATAKKSELKAATTLGVVTVIFLLCLCPYFCVTLTGQDTMLNASSSAFVICLFYFNSCLNPLIYAFFYPWFRKSIKLIVTLQILKPDSSEMNIL; from the exons AcatccttcatctctctgctcactGCAGCACCTAACCTGCTGGTAATCATCTCTATCTCGCACTTCAA GCAGCTCCATACCCCCaccaacctcctcctcctcctcctctctctggctgtctcaGATTTCTTCGTGGGCCTCCTCATGTT TTTCAACGGCTGCTGGTTCTTTGGTGACATAATGTGTACTCTGTATTATATTTTAGACTTCATTATTACTTCTACCTCTGTAGGAACCATGGTGCTCATATCAGTTGACCGCTATGTAGCCATCTGTGACCCCCTGCATTACTCCACCAAAATCACTGTGAGAGGAGTTAAGATCTGTTCTTGCCTTTGTTGGGTCTGTTCTGTTCTATATAATGGTCTCATAATGAAGGATAACTTGAAACAACCAGGCAGGTATGTTACTTGCTTGGGAGAGTGTGTGATTGTTATTGATTATGTAGCAGGACTTTTTGATCTGTTATTGTCCTTTATTGGTCCTGTCACTGTCATTATAGTTCTATATATGAGAGTATTTGTGGTGGCTGTGTCTCAGGCTCGTGCCATGCGGTCCCACACTGCAACTGTCGCGGTACAGTATTCAGTGAAAGCAACGGCTAAGAAATCAGAGCTGAAAGCAGCCACTACTCTTGGTGTTGTTACTGTCATTTTTCTACTATGCCTCTGCCCATATTTTTGTGTCACACTTACAGGCCAGGACACCATGCTCAATGCTTCATCTTCTGCCTTTGTAATATGTTTGTTCTATTTTAACTCCTGCCTAAACCCACTGATCTATGCCTTTTTTTATCCATGGTTTAGAAAATCCATTAAACTTATTGTTACACTTCAAATACTGAAGCCTGACTCCTCTGAAATGAACATACTGTAA